Proteins encoded by one window of Vibrio algicola:
- a CDS encoding LysE family translocator, which yields MNEVSILITLATVHFIALMSPGPDFALIVQNTSHHGRKTGLTIAAGLSAGILVHSILSITGISYLVQQHPTLFSVVQILGGSYLLYLGFGALKGLYQAKKHPAGASMSSKASRVLNNQKQAFSKGFMTNILNPKALVFFISLMSSLVPASMSIGGKVSAVFILWFLALFWFSLLAWLLSTKRLQRKLEASAHYIDGICGVVFTLIGCAILWQAISHL from the coding sequence ATGAATGAAGTGAGCATCTTAATCACCTTAGCTACGGTGCATTTTATTGCATTAATGAGCCCAGGCCCCGACTTTGCGCTTATCGTGCAAAACACCAGTCATCACGGGCGAAAAACCGGTCTCACTATTGCGGCAGGGCTATCGGCTGGCATTTTAGTCCACTCGATTTTAAGCATTACTGGCATCAGTTATTTGGTGCAACAACATCCGACCTTGTTTTCGGTGGTGCAAATTTTAGGTGGCAGTTACTTACTGTATTTAGGATTTGGGGCTCTAAAAGGTTTATACCAGGCTAAGAAACATCCCGCAGGTGCAAGTATGAGCAGTAAGGCCAGCCGAGTATTAAACAATCAAAAACAAGCGTTTTCAAAAGGATTTATGACCAATATTTTAAATCCGAAAGCGTTGGTGTTTTTTATTAGCTTAATGTCCTCTTTGGTTCCCGCTTCAATGTCGATCGGGGGAAAAGTCTCCGCGGTATTTATTTTGTGGTTTTTGGCTTTATTCTGGTTTTCGTTATTGGCATGGCTACTTTCAACCAAACGCTTGCAACGTAAATTAGAAGCCTCTGCCCACTATATTGATGGCATTTGTGGGGTAGTTTTCACCTTAATTGGTTGCGCGATCCTGTGGCAAGCCATCTCTCATTTATAA
- a CDS encoding CpxP family protein, whose protein sequence is MKSLIKKSIIVLVAAPLALGSVSALANNHGMDGHQGKKGGHPGQQCHMDRGIWKQLDLTDAQKTQMKDLRQADRAAMKSDFKAHQQDFKIDHQKMQKLVMADNFDQAAVKSLAQEMATKQVDQQVKMAKSRHDMFNVLTTAQKQDFSKLQAEQHEKCMQKWQKMKERREAHADKKAQ, encoded by the coding sequence ATGAAATCTTTAATCAAAAAAAGCATCATCGTATTGGTTGCAGCGCCATTGGCATTGGGTTCTGTATCCGCTCTAGCAAATAACCATGGCATGGATGGACATCAAGGGAAAAAAGGTGGACACCCTGGTCAGCAATGCCATATGGACCGTGGTATTTGGAAACAACTGGATTTAACTGACGCACAAAAAACACAAATGAAAGACTTGCGACAAGCGGATCGCGCCGCAATGAAGTCTGATTTTAAAGCGCATCAACAAGACTTCAAAATCGATCATCAAAAAATGCAGAAGTTAGTGATGGCAGATAACTTTGATCAAGCAGCGGTAAAATCTTTAGCGCAAGAGATGGCGACTAAGCAAGTTGATCAGCAAGTGAAAATGGCGAAATCTCGTCATGATATGTTCAACGTATTAACCACTGCACAAAAGCAAGACTTCTCAAAACTGCAAGCAGAGCAACATGAAAAATGCATGCAAAAATGGCAGAAAATGAAAGAGCGTCGTGAAGCGCATGCAGACAAAAAAGCACAATAA